The proteins below are encoded in one region of Effusibacillus dendaii:
- a CDS encoding winged helix-turn-helix domain-containing protein produces MERGLVIKLMLVSENDAQVTLFQHLFTELEVIHVPSRAQARKQLKETDWMTVLLDIPQCTHEDFQFFREMRKNTNAPVLLLSSEQTESGSVQEYEQTALRLSEGFSKFLQFLNRPMRVQSAVSQEMIENSVPLGDNVYFDYLNRTVIRNGKLFQLTNIEFRLLLALVQRTEAPLSSQELYELVWQDREEVNINNLYV; encoded by the coding sequence AGTTACGTTGTTTCAACATCTGTTCACGGAACTGGAAGTCATTCATGTTCCGTCCCGGGCGCAAGCCCGGAAACAACTGAAAGAAACGGATTGGATGACCGTGTTATTGGATATTCCGCAATGTACCCATGAGGATTTTCAGTTTTTCCGGGAAATGCGCAAAAATACGAATGCACCTGTTTTGCTGTTAAGTTCAGAGCAAACCGAATCAGGAAGCGTGCAAGAGTACGAACAAACGGCGTTGCGGTTATCAGAAGGATTTAGTAAATTTCTCCAGTTTTTGAACCGCCCAATGCGGGTTCAGTCGGCCGTTTCGCAGGAAATGATTGAAAATAGCGTTCCGCTCGGGGACAATGTATATTTTGATTATTTAAACCGGACGGTGATCCGAAACGGGAAATTGTTTCAGCTTACCAATATAGAATTTCGTCTCCTGTTGGCGCTTGTGCAGCGAACAGAAGCGCCGTTAAGCAGTCAGGAATTATATGAGCTTGTATGGCAGGACAGAGAAGAAGTGAATATCAACAACCTTTATGTTTAA
- a CDS encoding aminotransferase-like domain-containing protein yields the protein MDWKPDPNKAEPIFRQIVHYFEEEILKGELAPGSPLPAERQMAVNLGVHRSTVTLAYDELKATGLIQSRQGSGTRVSEHLWGIDPKRVPNWKSYTTNGAFQPSLPIIRKIRDASQIPGIINLARGELAPDLLPYQSLNRLLQQASLSIPLGYPDPKGDLTLRSTLADLLAVEHSSRVSPEQIIITAGAQQALHLIAICLLQPGDAVGLEEPSYLYSLPLCSSAGLRLFRIPMDEDGLLPEAVASLQRKHRIKMIFVNPTYQNSATTTLDLDRRQKLLDICTRLRIPIVEDAAYADLNLQGTALPPLPLFVMDNGNQTVMYVGSLSKSVAPGLRIGWIVGPEQVIGRLADAKQQIDLGTSAVNQHITHIYLTAGEWKENVEKLRRKLTIRRDRGGDSAAAGCIKIVRSVSYRT from the coding sequence TTGGACTGGAAACCGGATCCCAATAAGGCAGAACCGATTTTTCGCCAGATCGTCCATTATTTTGAAGAAGAGATATTGAAAGGCGAACTGGCTCCCGGCTCGCCGCTTCCAGCGGAGCGTCAAATGGCAGTCAATCTTGGCGTTCACCGCAGCACCGTCACGCTCGCTTACGATGAACTGAAGGCGACGGGTCTCATTCAATCCCGGCAAGGCAGCGGTACGCGGGTTAGCGAGCATCTGTGGGGTATCGATCCGAAACGAGTACCCAATTGGAAAAGCTACACAACGAATGGCGCATTTCAGCCCAGCTTGCCAATCATCCGAAAAATCCGGGATGCGAGTCAGATTCCGGGCATTATCAATCTGGCCCGGGGAGAACTGGCGCCCGACCTGTTACCTTATCAATCTTTGAACCGTCTTCTCCAGCAGGCATCGCTCTCCATCCCACTCGGCTACCCCGATCCGAAGGGGGATCTCACTTTACGTTCCACACTTGCCGATCTTCTGGCAGTGGAACATTCTAGCCGTGTGTCTCCTGAGCAGATTATAATTACTGCAGGAGCCCAGCAGGCGCTGCATCTGATTGCCATCTGTCTGCTGCAGCCGGGCGATGCGGTTGGCTTAGAGGAACCGTCCTATTTATATTCCTTGCCGCTGTGTAGTTCTGCCGGACTTCGCCTGTTTCGCATACCGATGGATGAGGACGGGCTTTTGCCGGAAGCAGTCGCTTCGCTCCAACGAAAACATAGAATCAAGATGATTTTTGTCAACCCTACCTATCAGAATTCGGCAACCACCACTCTGGATTTGGACCGCAGGCAAAAACTGCTCGATATCTGCACTCGGCTTCGCATCCCGATTGTAGAGGATGCTGCGTATGCGGATTTAAACCTGCAAGGGACAGCCTTGCCTCCGCTGCCTCTATTCGTGATGGATAACGGAAATCAGACCGTCATGTATGTAGGAAGTCTTTCCAAATCGGTGGCGCCCGGGTTGCGTATTGGCTGGATCGTGGGACCTGAGCAGGTGATCGGGAGACTTGCCGACGCGAAGCAGCAGATCGACCTGGGAACAAGTGCTGTCAACCAGCACATAACCCACATCTACCTGACTGCAGGTGAGTGGAAAGAAAATGTGGAAAAATTACGACGGAAGTTGACGATTCGAAGAGATCGAGGAGGGGATTCAGCGGCTGCGGGCTGTATTAAGATAGTCCGTTCGGTTTCCTACAGAACGTAA